In the genome of Coraliomargarita algicola, one region contains:
- the rplV gene encoding 50S ribosomal protein L22 has translation MQVQAYTKYARMSPRKVREITQAIQGRNAAEAVEVLRFIPRKSARLVSKTLQSAIANAENNNNLSSDALKVESATVEQGPTFKRFRPAARGSAHPYKKATSHIRIILSDEA, from the coding sequence ATGCAGGTCCAAGCCTATACAAAATACGCCCGTATGTCGCCCCGCAAGGTGCGCGAGATCACTCAAGCCATCCAAGGTCGCAACGCTGCCGAGGCGGTTGAAGTTCTTCGCTTCATCCCTCGCAAGTCAGCGCGTCTCGTGAGCAAGACTCTTCAGTCGGCTATCGCGAATGCGGAAAACAATAACAATCTCTCTTCGGATGCCCTTAAGGTCGAGTCCGCCACCGTCGAGCAAGGCCCAACGTTCAAGCGTTTCCGCCCTGCTGCACGTGGTTCGGCTCACCCTTATAAGAAGGCAACTAGCCACATCCGTATCATCCTCTCCGACGAGGCTTAA
- the rpsS gene encoding 30S ribosomal protein S19, with protein sequence MSRSVKKGFFVDPHLAKKVQVAQANNDRKPIQTWSRRSTITPDFVGLNFNVHNGRSFLPVYVTENMVGHKLGEFAPTRTFKGHPTGK encoded by the coding sequence ATGTCTCGTTCCGTAAAAAAAGGTTTCTTTGTTGATCCACACCTTGCCAAAAAGGTTCAGGTCGCACAGGCCAACAACGACCGCAAGCCGATCCAAACATGGTCGCGCCGCTCAACCATCACTCCCGACTTCGTCGGCCTTAACTTCAATGTGCACAACGGTCGCAGCTTCCTGCCCGTTTACGTCACTGAAAATATGGTCGGTCATAAGCTCGGAGAGTTTGCACCGACACGCACCTTCAAGGGGCACCCAACTGGTAAGTAA
- the rplB gene encoding 50S ribosomal protein L2 encodes MPLVDSRPLTPGQRFLTRNKQDVSKKKPERRLVTRVHDKQGRNCYGRITSRRRGGGHKRIYRIIDFRREKLDIPAKVQAIEYDPNRSANLALLAYADGEKRYILAPRGVKAGDTLLSTNNRVEFNPGYCLPLAIVPPATKIHAIELHPGRGAQIARSAGQSAQLVSVDGDRATVKMPSGEIRFLNSRCRATIGEVGNLEHQNQSLGKAGRSRWLGRRPRVRGVAMNPVDHPMGGGEGRTSGGGHPQSPWGQLSKGFPTRKKSNPTNSQIVVRRNGRQLKKR; translated from the coding sequence ATGCCACTCGTAGATTCCAGACCTTTGACTCCCGGCCAACGTTTCCTCACACGAAACAAGCAGGACGTCTCCAAGAAAAAGCCAGAACGCCGTCTCGTCACACGCGTACACGATAAGCAGGGCCGTAATTGCTATGGCCGTATTACTTCTCGTCGTCGTGGTGGTGGTCACAAGCGTATCTATCGCATCATCGATTTCCGCCGTGAAAAGCTCGACATCCCTGCAAAGGTGCAAGCGATCGAGTATGATCCAAATCGCTCGGCTAACCTTGCTCTTCTTGCGTATGCAGATGGTGAAAAGCGCTACATTTTGGCACCCCGCGGTGTTAAAGCAGGCGACACACTTCTGAGCACCAACAATCGCGTTGAGTTCAACCCAGGTTACTGCCTGCCGCTTGCGATTGTTCCGCCGGCCACAAAGATCCACGCAATCGAGCTTCACCCTGGTCGCGGCGCGCAAATCGCACGTTCCGCCGGGCAATCTGCTCAGCTGGTATCTGTCGATGGTGACCGTGCAACAGTCAAAATGCCTTCCGGTGAAATCCGCTTCCTCAACTCTCGTTGCCGCGCAACGATTGGTGAAGTCGGTAACCTTGAGCACCAAAACCAAAGCTTGGGTAAAGCAGGTCGCAGCCGCTGGCTCGGTCGTCGCCCTCGCGTTCGTGGTGTGGCAATGAATCCTGTGGATCACCCAATGGGTGGTGGTGAAGGCCGCACCTCCGGTGGTGGTCATCCGCAGTCGCCTTGGGGCCAACTCTCTAAGGGCTTCCCAACTCGTAAAAAGTCTAATCCGACCAATTCACAGATTGTTGTCCGTCGTAACGGCCGCCAATTGAAGAAACGCTAA
- the rplW gene encoding 50S ribosomal protein L23: MIIADKILLEYRVTEKAALLSANFNQYTFEVAPSANRIEVARAVAKVFNVEVTNVNILNKKPKVKNDRSRRGKSGTSGGHKKAIVTLKEGDKIELV; encoded by the coding sequence ATGATTATTGCCGATAAAATTCTTCTCGAATACCGAGTCACTGAAAAAGCAGCTCTTTTGTCTGCTAACTTCAACCAATACACATTTGAGGTCGCTCCTAGCGCCAACCGTATCGAGGTCGCTCGTGCTGTTGCTAAGGTCTTCAATGTAGAGGTGACCAACGTAAACATTCTTAACAAAAAGCCTAAGGTGAAGAACGACCGCTCACGTCGCGGTAAGTCCGGCACTTCGGGCGGCCACAAAAAGGCTATCGTAACTCTTAAAGAGGGCGATAAGATCGAACTCGTCTAA
- the rplD gene encoding 50S ribosomal protein L4 — translation MKLKVYTADGTSSSEKEFALPAFEGDKGVAALRQVVLAHQANARQGNASTKTRAEVAGSGKKLFRQKGSGTARQGSRRVPHQRHGGIAHGPKPRDFSQKINRKMKDLAFSRALFERATEGGLSVIEAIEVKEAKTKLFNQVLTAVLPTRGKVLIVDDQFENNAALAARNIEGVSLSEAGNLSTLDVVRYRHIIVSAKGIETIIARANGAKGGES, via the coding sequence ATGAAACTTAAAGTTTACACAGCCGACGGAACATCAAGCTCTGAGAAGGAGTTTGCGCTTCCAGCCTTCGAGGGCGACAAGGGTGTAGCCGCGCTACGCCAAGTTGTTCTCGCTCATCAGGCCAATGCACGCCAAGGCAATGCTTCCACCAAGACTCGCGCAGAAGTTGCTGGTTCCGGTAAGAAGCTCTTCCGCCAAAAAGGTAGTGGCACGGCCCGTCAGGGTTCACGCCGCGTGCCTCACCAACGTCATGGTGGTATCGCTCATGGCCCTAAGCCTCGCGACTTCTCTCAGAAGATCAATCGCAAGATGAAGGATCTCGCTTTCAGCCGCGCACTTTTCGAGCGTGCAACCGAAGGTGGTCTTTCCGTGATTGAAGCGATTGAAGTGAAAGAAGCGAAGACCAAGCTCTTCAATCAAGTCCTGACTGCGGTTCTTCCGACTCGTGGCAAGGTGTTGATCGTTGATGACCAATTTGAAAACAATGCCGCTCTGGCAGCCCGCAACATCGAAGGGGTCTCCCTTTCTGAAGCAGGCAACCTCAGCACTCTGGACGTTGTGCGCTATCGCCACATCATCGTCAGTGCTAAGGGCATCGAAACTATCATCGCACGTGCCAATGGCGCAAAGGGAGGTGAGTCATGA
- the rplC gene encoding 50S ribosomal protein L3, producing MNVALLGKKIGMTQVFDDNNRLVPVTVIEAGPCPVTQIKSSEKDGYNAVQIGFRPQKEHRLSKAALGHFKKAGVEPVAELQEFRTNGDVELNLGDVLTVEKFEAGQKIDVIGTSKGRGFQGVVKRYGFAGGPASHGSMFHRRGGSYGMCQWPGHVIKGKKMPGHMGDVRRTVQNLEIVKVIAEKNLILVKGSIPGSRGSLVTVRTAVKTKKAQA from the coding sequence ATGAACGTAGCCCTACTTGGTAAAAAGATAGGAATGACTCAGGTGTTTGACGACAACAATCGTCTTGTGCCCGTGACTGTCATTGAAGCAGGACCCTGCCCAGTAACGCAGATCAAGTCCTCCGAAAAAGACGGATATAATGCCGTCCAAATCGGTTTCCGTCCACAAAAAGAGCACCGTCTCTCTAAAGCAGCTCTCGGCCATTTTAAAAAGGCTGGCGTTGAGCCTGTTGCTGAACTCCAAGAGTTCCGCACCAATGGCGATGTTGAGTTGAACCTCGGCGATGTGCTGACGGTTGAGAAGTTTGAAGCGGGCCAAAAGATCGACGTGATCGGCACCTCCAAGGGACGTGGTTTCCAAGGTGTTGTGAAGCGCTACGGTTTTGCCGGTGGTCCCGCCTCTCACGGTTCGATGTTCCACCGTCGTGGTGGTTCGTATGGTATGTGCCAGTGGCCTGGCCACGTGATCAAGGGTAAGAAAATGCCTGGTCATATGGGTGATGTGCGCCGCACTGTCCAAAATCTCGAAATCGTTAAAGTTATCGCTGAGAAAAACCTGATTTTGGTTAAGGGAAGTATTCCCGGCTCGCGTGGCTCCCTCGTCACAGTCCGCACGGCGGTTAAAACCAAGAAAGCCCAAGCATAA
- a CDS encoding DUF2339 domain-containing protein — protein sequence MLEIFGLLLVLGLIASLILPWVNLGRISRTRSELERLKRELGELQDRKDAAAIREDVGASSTKTAEAKPAESTVSPSRDARTRPVEKAESATGANTEIRDPGNATLPSCSASESVTGANAEIRDPGSATLPSCSASESVTGANAEIRDPGSATLPSCSASEPVAGANAEIRDPGNATLPGCSASESVAGANAEICDPGNATLPSCSVSEPVESAEPQDWFGKVAVWVGGIALLMAGFYMIKYSIESGWLTPLVRLWLTVGFGGLLCGAGFVIGVKSSMAANERIGQALAGAGIACLYFAAYAAVHMHGYVSLGLGFVAMVLVTVLAVLLSLKNGAPIAMMGLVGGFLTPWLMSTGSNDTVMLFGYLFLLFCGAQFLCVCRGWWALLLGSLAGVYLWSAAVIVGNVCGHLDQLAGVLIFVVGVCGVNAVWVLLAKKDTVLDASALPWLTAIRWLTWGGGLVQGLVLVLIGGFAAVDMALFSVLSVGALLLAVLREDDFIGAAWLALGAVAAGTLASIDSAMLSWLIAPLGLLSLFFVVGHWRGLVSGRVLTWRALSVTAALSAVPLLYANREWVVGGVAVFHRSAWLWLAVVVAGLLALAGEHILRRESDAEVAGEYSAFAVFLFGFGLWTYLPTDYLEQAAAVLVIGTAVYWKLRAFGRSALVASVLGVAWAACMLDHAADAVGYFFREQVGAGAAQDGMAALAWVLGFVGVVTVWGCFRTVWDAAVRKVVTRILGGVSLLGFVAIYQWLDGSCMPSEWSSATVEGGLTALLAVAAVGFIYLARVWTSCYQGSVILAGLVALRVVWLHLADAGAAGERFFFNALLLQFGLPFVASCVLAWQSGAGGCERLRRVYQLAAMLLGFVWATFLVQDYYGGSYLYGDRTSTAEIYTYSLVWLLLAVTYQAIGLWRQQSVIHVGSLVLLLITIGKVFLVDAAELEGLLRVLSFLGLGLALIGIGFFYNKVVFAPRLESAGD from the coding sequence ATGTTAGAAATATTTGGGCTGCTGCTTGTCTTGGGTTTGATCGCTAGTTTGATTTTGCCTTGGGTGAATTTGGGGCGGATTAGCCGCACCCGCAGTGAACTGGAGCGACTCAAGCGTGAGCTAGGGGAGCTGCAGGATCGCAAAGACGCGGCGGCTATTCGGGAGGACGTAGGGGCTTCATCGACGAAGACCGCCGAGGCCAAGCCAGCGGAATCCACGGTTTCGCCATCGCGCGACGCAAGGACTCGGCCTGTGGAAAAGGCCGAGTCAGCCACTGGGGCGAATACGGAGATTCGCGATCCCGGGAACGCAACTCTCCCGAGTTGCTCTGCGTCAGAGTCGGTCACTGGTGCGAATGCGGAGATTCGCGATCCCGGGAGCGCAACTCTTCCGAGTTGCTCTGCGTCAGAGTCGGTCACTGGTGCGAATGCGGAGATTCGCGATCCCGGGAGCGCAACTCTCCCGAGTTGCTCTGCGTCAGAGCCGGTCGCTGGGGCGAATGCGGAGATTCGCGATCCCGGGAACGCAACTCTTCCGGGTTGCTCTGCGTCAGAGTCAGTCGCTGGGGCGAATGCGGAGATTTGTGATCCCGGGAACGCAACTCTCCCGAGTTGCTCTGTCTCAGAGCCGGTCGAGTCCGCTGAGCCGCAAGACTGGTTTGGTAAGGTCGCCGTTTGGGTCGGGGGAATTGCTTTATTGATGGCGGGCTTTTACATGATTAAATACTCGATCGAATCTGGCTGGCTGACGCCGCTGGTCCGCCTTTGGTTGACGGTGGGTTTTGGGGGCCTGCTCTGCGGGGCTGGGTTTGTGATTGGGGTGAAATCGTCGATGGCTGCCAATGAGCGCATCGGTCAGGCATTGGCCGGGGCGGGCATTGCGTGCTTGTATTTTGCTGCCTACGCAGCCGTGCATATGCATGGATATGTGTCGTTGGGGCTGGGCTTTGTGGCTATGGTGTTGGTTACGGTGTTGGCGGTGCTGCTGTCGCTCAAGAATGGGGCGCCGATTGCGATGATGGGATTGGTGGGGGGATTTCTCACGCCTTGGCTGATGTCGACGGGCTCGAATGATACGGTGATGCTGTTTGGCTATCTGTTTTTGTTATTCTGTGGGGCGCAGTTTCTTTGCGTATGTCGTGGCTGGTGGGCGCTTTTGTTGGGCTCTTTGGCGGGTGTTTATCTGTGGTCGGCCGCGGTAATCGTAGGCAATGTCTGTGGTCACTTGGATCAGCTGGCGGGTGTTCTGATCTTCGTAGTGGGTGTCTGCGGGGTGAATGCAGTCTGGGTCTTGCTGGCGAAGAAAGATACTGTTCTGGATGCATCGGCGCTCCCTTGGTTGACGGCCATTCGTTGGCTGACTTGGGGCGGAGGGCTCGTGCAGGGCTTGGTTCTCGTTTTGATCGGCGGTTTTGCCGCAGTCGATATGGCGCTTTTCAGTGTTCTAAGTGTGGGTGCGCTGTTGCTAGCTGTGCTGCGTGAAGATGACTTTATTGGGGCCGCGTGGTTGGCCTTGGGCGCAGTGGCGGCGGGCACGCTTGCTAGTATAGATAGTGCGATGTTGAGCTGGTTGATCGCGCCCTTGGGTTTACTGAGCTTGTTTTTTGTGGTTGGGCACTGGCGTGGGCTGGTGTCGGGGCGGGTTTTGACATGGCGCGCGCTGTCTGTGACGGCAGCACTCAGTGCAGTGCCCTTACTCTATGCCAACCGAGAGTGGGTGGTGGGGGGCGTCGCTGTGTTCCATCGCTCCGCTTGGCTGTGGCTGGCTGTGGTGGTGGCTGGTCTATTGGCGCTGGCGGGTGAACATATTCTTCGCCGAGAGAGCGATGCCGAGGTGGCGGGTGAGTATTCGGCCTTTGCAGTGTTTTTGTTCGGCTTCGGGCTGTGGACTTATCTGCCGACGGATTACTTAGAGCAAGCTGCTGCGGTCTTAGTCATCGGCACTGCAGTTTATTGGAAGCTGCGTGCTTTCGGGCGGTCGGCTCTGGTGGCTTCTGTGCTGGGGGTGGCGTGGGCGGCTTGCATGCTCGACCATGCTGCCGATGCGGTGGGCTATTTCTTCCGCGAGCAGGTGGGGGCTGGGGCTGCGCAGGATGGGATGGCTGCCTTGGCTTGGGTGTTGGGTTTTGTGGGAGTCGTCACCGTGTGGGGCTGTTTTCGGACAGTCTGGGATGCGGCAGTGCGCAAAGTTGTGACTCGAATACTGGGTGGGGTGAGTCTGCTGGGCTTCGTGGCGATCTATCAATGGCTGGATGGGTCGTGTATGCCGTCCGAGTGGTCGTCGGCGACTGTTGAGGGAGGCTTGACCGCGCTGCTGGCGGTGGCGGCTGTGGGCTTTATCTATCTTGCGCGCGTGTGGACGTCCTGCTATCAGGGGAGCGTGATTTTGGCGGGCTTGGTGGCGCTGCGGGTGGTTTGGCTTCACTTGGCGGATGCGGGGGCGGCGGGGGAGCGTTTCTTCTTCAATGCACTGTTGTTGCAGTTCGGCTTGCCCTTTGTGGCATCCTGTGTCTTGGCATGGCAGAGTGGGGCGGGCGGCTGTGAGCGTCTGCGCCGTGTGTATCAATTGGCGGCTATGCTGCTCGGCTTTGTCTGGGCGACTTTTCTGGTGCAGGATTATTATGGCGGCAGTTATCTATATGGCGATCGGACTTCGACCGCGGAGATCTACACCTACTCGCTTGTTTGGCTCTTATTGGCGGTGACTTATCAGGCGATCGGCCTGTGGCGTCAGCAGTCAGTGATACATGTTGGCTCCTTGGTTTTACTGCTGATCACTATTGGCAAAGTCTTTCTGGTTGATGCCGCCGAGTTGGAGGGCCTGTTGCGAGTGTTGTCTTTTCTTGGCTTGGGGCTGGCTCTGATCGGAATCGGCTTCTTCTATAATAAGGTGGTGTTTGCTCCGCGACTGGAGAGCGCGGGTGACTAA
- a CDS encoding TetR/AcrR family transcriptional regulator, producing MARRKDHSREELTQLATQAGRQIVIEQGPSALTARKVAQAIGYTPGTLYNVFENIDGLIAAINIESMHNFADILRTLQQPGETSESRIRRIAQAYLDFHHAQPQLWSLLFAQPLNYNSDDYHAAIHAIFDQVCDAMMPLSSSPTLARQKAKILWSTLHGICLLQQSGKLNVSEPDPAEDLLTHFLDQFLQ from the coding sequence ATGGCCCGCCGCAAAGACCACTCCCGCGAAGAACTCACACAATTGGCAACCCAAGCCGGTCGCCAGATCGTCATCGAACAGGGCCCCAGCGCGCTAACCGCACGCAAGGTCGCCCAAGCGATCGGCTACACGCCCGGCACGCTTTATAATGTCTTTGAAAACATCGATGGTCTCATCGCAGCCATCAATATCGAGAGCATGCACAATTTCGCCGACATCCTGCGCACACTCCAGCAACCCGGCGAAACAAGCGAAAGCCGCATCCGTCGCATCGCGCAGGCTTACTTGGACTTCCATCACGCGCAGCCGCAGCTGTGGTCCCTACTCTTTGCCCAGCCGCTCAACTATAATTCCGACGACTATCACGCCGCCATTCACGCGATTTTCGACCAGGTATGCGACGCCATGATGCCACTCAGCAGCTCCCCCACACTCGCGCGCCAAAAAGCAAAGATCCTGTGGTCCACCCTGCATGGCATCTGCCTACTACAGCAAAGCGGCAAGCTCAACGTCAGCGAACCCGACCCCGCGGAAGATCTACTGACTCACTTCCTCGACCAATTCCTACAATGA
- a CDS encoding esterase/lipase family protein — MSRTPPHPIRLLYILVIMSLSYGTTHAQEHVVLLHGLARSAASMNKMQRALVNEGYQVHNLSYDSRQHGIEQLAESVHQQIRTQTTKATKVHIVTHSLGGILVRQIQATTPLPKLARVVMLSPPNAGSEVVDKIGHWWLFQKINGPAGQQLGTGKDSFIGQLPAINFDCAVITGDRSINWINSLMIPGQDDGKVSTTSARVEGMRAYKVLHTTHPMIMKKQTVIQEVIHYLQTGTLQ, encoded by the coding sequence ATGAGCCGCACACCGCCCCACCCCATACGCCTCCTCTATATACTAGTGATCATGAGCCTCAGCTACGGAACCACCCACGCCCAAGAGCACGTTGTCCTACTCCACGGCCTCGCCCGCAGCGCCGCCTCCATGAACAAGATGCAGCGCGCACTCGTCAACGAAGGCTACCAAGTGCACAACCTGAGCTACGACTCACGCCAGCATGGCATCGAGCAGCTGGCCGAAAGCGTCCATCAGCAAATACGCACACAGACCACCAAGGCCACAAAAGTGCACATCGTCACCCACTCACTCGGTGGCATTCTCGTGCGCCAAATCCAAGCCACCACCCCATTGCCCAAGCTCGCTCGCGTCGTCATGCTCAGCCCGCCCAACGCCGGCAGCGAAGTCGTCGATAAAATTGGCCATTGGTGGCTCTTTCAAAAAATCAACGGCCCGGCGGGGCAACAACTCGGCACCGGCAAAGACAGCTTCATCGGCCAACTGCCCGCAATCAATTTCGACTGCGCCGTCATCACGGGCGATCGCAGCATCAACTGGATCAACTCCCTCATGATCCCCGGCCAAGACGACGGCAAGGTTTCCACTACCAGCGCCCGCGTCGAGGGCATGCGCGCCTACAAAGTGCTCCACACCACTCATCCGATGATCATGAAAAAGCAAACAGTCATCCAAGAGGTGATACACTATCTACAGACCGGCACGCTGCAGTAA
- a CDS encoding 3'-5' exonuclease — MPTFTAIDFETAQPKRWSICQVGLVRVEAGVVTQELSLLVRPPEDVYSGFNTAVHGLTARDTMAAPGFDAIWPQIANFIEGQTVVAHNMAFDGSCLKQALEFYGLSLPLFEKQCTYKLFKKKLNYCCEEFDIPLNHHDALSDARACAALYLRSLRG; from the coding sequence ATGCCGACATTTACCGCGATTGATTTTGAGACAGCCCAGCCGAAGCGTTGGAGTATTTGCCAAGTGGGCTTGGTGCGGGTGGAGGCGGGCGTCGTCACCCAGGAGCTCTCGCTTTTAGTGCGGCCGCCGGAGGATGTGTATTCAGGTTTCAATACTGCGGTGCATGGGCTGACGGCGCGCGATACGATGGCAGCGCCGGGCTTTGATGCGATTTGGCCGCAGATCGCCAACTTCATCGAAGGGCAAACGGTGGTGGCACATAATATGGCCTTCGACGGTTCTTGCCTGAAGCAGGCGCTGGAGTTTTACGGGCTTTCGTTGCCACTGTTTGAGAAGCAGTGCACGTATAAGTTGTTTAAGAAAAAGCTGAATTATTGCTGCGAGGAGTTCGATATCCCACTGAATCACCATGATGCGCTGTCGGATGCGCGAGCCTGTGCGGCACTGTATTTGCGCTCCTTGCGCGGGTGA
- a CDS encoding CHASE sensor domain-containing protein: MKSIFNITFLKNLPIAKKIGLVTLLTSTVTLFILSSAYFIFNWSQYKGQQLARLESIAGITASATEAALMFDDKQAANEYLSWLRHEQGLEMAILFDAQNDLFASFQRAALAQQSQAPNWQTLNSQFSDSGYLKPIYSDSIKLGTIFLQSNQSMLKQVLRS; this comes from the coding sequence ATGAAATCTATATTCAATATTACTTTTCTAAAAAACCTTCCCATCGCGAAGAAGATTGGCCTCGTCACCCTGCTCACCAGCACAGTGACTCTATTCATTCTATCCAGCGCTTACTTCATCTTCAATTGGTCACAATATAAAGGACAACAGTTAGCGAGACTGGAATCGATCGCAGGTATCACTGCATCGGCAACCGAAGCGGCACTTATGTTCGATGACAAACAGGCTGCCAACGAGTATCTGTCATGGCTGCGTCATGAACAAGGCCTCGAAATGGCGATTCTATTCGATGCCCAAAACGATCTATTCGCGAGCTTCCAGCGTGCTGCGCTCGCTCAGCAATCCCAAGCGCCGAACTGGCAGACCCTCAACAGCCAATTCAGCGACTCAGGCTACCTGAAACCGATCTACAGCGACTCAATAAAACTCGGAACGATCTTCCTACAAAGTAATCAAAGTATGCTAAAGCAGGTACTTCGTTCATAG
- a CDS encoding ATP-binding protein has translation MSRAITSPISNLAKLAEDVSQAADYTKKAQKVYNDEVGSLVDSFNLMLERIKQRDETIKKSHQNLEEQVHERTLELEETNATLLIERELAQAASRAKSDFLSVMSHEIRTPMNAIVGMASLMAEENESDTHRETIEIIQNSSDALLGLVDNILDYSKIEAGHTELENVTFPLHDCIVNPLTLVAAQNEDSGIGFVADCAPDLPHSLIGDPTRLRQIVTNLLSNAVKFTEKGHVTLEVHCDRAAQPPILEINVSDTGIGIPADRVDRLFKHFSQVDASMTRRYGGTGLGLAISQRLANAMGGGITVTSQEGVGRYFHDTTPPAGSP, from the coding sequence CTGTCCCGGGCAATCACCTCGCCCATCTCTAACCTCGCCAAATTAGCCGAAGATGTCTCACAGGCGGCAGACTATACAAAAAAAGCCCAAAAAGTCTACAACGATGAAGTGGGCTCACTCGTAGACAGCTTCAACCTCATGCTGGAGCGCATCAAACAACGTGATGAAACGATCAAAAAGAGTCACCAAAACCTAGAAGAGCAAGTCCATGAACGCACACTTGAGCTGGAAGAGACCAACGCCACATTACTCATAGAAAGAGAATTGGCACAAGCCGCCTCCAGAGCCAAATCAGACTTCCTCTCAGTCATGAGCCACGAAATTCGCACCCCAATGAACGCGATCGTCGGCATGGCCTCTCTCATGGCCGAAGAAAACGAGTCCGACACTCACAGAGAGACCATAGAAATCATCCAAAATAGCTCAGATGCACTGCTTGGCCTGGTCGACAACATTCTGGATTACTCCAAAATCGAAGCAGGGCATACGGAACTGGAAAATGTAACTTTCCCTCTTCACGATTGCATCGTAAACCCACTCACCCTGGTCGCCGCCCAAAACGAAGATTCCGGCATCGGCTTCGTGGCCGACTGCGCCCCCGACCTCCCCCACTCCTTGATCGGAGACCCGACACGCCTACGGCAAATCGTAACCAACCTCCTGAGCAACGCCGTCAAATTCACTGAAAAAGGACACGTCACCCTCGAAGTCCATTGCGACCGCGCAGCACAACCGCCCATACTGGAAATCAACGTCAGCGACACTGGGATCGGCATCCCGGCAGATCGTGTTGACCGCCTCTTCAAACACTTCTCTCAAGTCGATGCCTCGATGACACGTCGCTACGGCGGCACCGGTCTCGGACTCGCCATAAGCCAACGATTAGCCAACGCAATGGGCGGCGGAATCACAGTCACAAGTCAAGAGGGAGTGGGCAGGTACTTTCACGATACAACTCCCCCTGCGGGAAGCCCCTGA
- a CDS encoding response regulator: protein MRAALGCKTISLPVMPNSFADLFQANKPLTNPSKAALPTHPQADTLNILLVEDNKVNQRVFTQLLAKENYQIDLAENGLEGIKAAHRRPYDVIFMDYMMPEMNGLEAIRTIRKDTAIKSQPYIIALTANAEKKAAEDLIGAGAQIYLAKPVRKADLLGAIEAYRKTRPKPTFRND from the coding sequence ATGAGAGCGGCACTCGGCTGCAAAACCATCAGCCTGCCAGTAATGCCCAACTCATTTGCCGACTTGTTCCAAGCAAACAAGCCGCTAACGAATCCCAGTAAAGCCGCACTTCCCACACACCCGCAAGCGGATACGCTCAACATACTTTTAGTTGAAGACAACAAAGTAAACCAACGGGTATTTACCCAGCTACTAGCTAAAGAAAATTACCAGATAGACCTAGCAGAGAACGGTCTGGAAGGAATCAAAGCGGCCCACAGGCGACCTTACGATGTCATTTTCATGGACTACATGATGCCCGAGATGAACGGCCTGGAAGCGATTCGCACCATCCGCAAGGATACAGCCATAAAGTCTCAGCCATACATCATAGCACTCACCGCCAACGCAGAGAAAAAGGCCGCCGAAGACCTCATTGGAGCCGGCGCTCAAATCTACCTAGCCAAGCCCGTAAGGAAAGCAGACCTACTGGGCGCAATTGAAGCCTATCGCAAGACTCGCCCTAAGCCCACATTCCGAAACGACTAG